A genomic region of Chiroxiphia lanceolata isolate bChiLan1 chromosome 31, bChiLan1.pri, whole genome shotgun sequence contains the following coding sequences:
- the ABT1 gene encoding activator of basal transcription 1 translates to MAGAERDRRGAAEEEEEEEEEEEEEEEEEEEEEEQEEEEEKEEEEQQEEEEEAQEESPEGSPPAAEAPPGPPPKPVVPGVLYLSFLPPGFGPRQARALLRPHGELGRVFLQPKGGSVRRRRQRPGGPSGGSFAEGWVEFRDKRAAKRAAKLLHGTPMSARPRSPFREQRWSLKYLPGFRWPHLSERLSYERQVRAQRLRAEVAQAKREGGFYNRRGPPRDPSEDSKGSTNPPRPWGFTQRPTEEEIWGRKAQPPPAAPPRRLLQKVFGGGGG, encoded by the exons ATGGCCGGGGCAGAGCGGGACCGGCGAGGGGCGGccgaggaggaggaagaagaggaggaggaagaagaagaagaggaggaagaagaagaggaggaggaagagcaggaggaggaagaagaaaaggaggaggaagagcagcaggaggaggaggaagaagcacAGGAGGAGAGTCCCGAGGGCTCTCCCCCCGCGGCCGAGGCGccccccgggccgccccccAAGCCGGTGGTCCCGGGGGTCCTTTACTTGTCCTTCCTCCCCCCGGGGTTCGGGCCCCGCCAGGCGCGGGCGCTGCTGCGGCCGCAcggggagctggggagggtcTTCCTGCAGCCCAAGG GGGGGTCTGttcggcggcggcggcagcgcccggGAGGGCCCTCGGGGGGGTCCTTTGCCGAGGGTTGGGTGGAGTTTCGGGACAAACGAGCGGCCAAACGAGCGGCCAAACTCCTGCACGGGACCCCCATGagcgcccggccccgcagccccttCCGCGAGCAGCGCTGGAGCCTCAAG TACCTGCCCGGGTTCCGCTGGCCCCACCTGAGCGAGCGCCTGAGTTACGAGCGCCAGGTCCGGGCCCAGCGGCTCCGGGCCGAGGTGGCCCAGGCCAAGCGCGAGGGGGGGTTTTACAACCGCCGGGgccccccccgggacccctccGAGGACTCCAAGGGCTCCACAAACCCCCCCCGGCCCTGGGGCTTCACCCAGAGACCCACTGAGGAGGAGATTTGGGGGCGCAAAGCTCAGCCCCCCCCGGCCGCGCCCCCCCGGCGGCTGCTGCAGAAGgtgtttgggggaggggggggctgA
- the CXXC1 gene encoding CXXC-type zinc finger protein 1 isoform X4, with the protein MDSEFSDAEAAPGGEENAPVYCVCRKPDINCFMIGCDNCNEWFHGDCINITERMAKAIREWYCRQCREKDPSLEIRYRHKKWREKEHEGAKGQELEQGRVAKIKRSARMCGECEACRRPEDCGQCDFCRDMKKFGGPNKIRQKCRLRQCQLRARESYKYFPTSPWLSDAEDAPFLDPVLRKRAVKVKHVKRREKKSDKKKEERYKRHRQRARHRERRGHPERADARDPAGLGQCLGPGCTRPARPPSKYCSEACGIKLAANRIYEILPQRIQQWQQSPCVAEEHGKRLLERIRREQHQARLRLQEMERRFHELEGLIARAKGHPPREDEESTEGDSEDTDLQIFCVSCGHPINPKVALRHMERCYAKYESQTSFGSMYPTRIEGATRLFCDVYNPQSKTYCKRLQVLCPEHSRDPKVPADEVCGCPLVRDVFELTGDFCRVPKRKCHRHYCWEKLRRAEVDLERVRVWYKLDELFEQERNVRAAMTNRAGLLALMLHQTIQHDPLTTDLRSER; encoded by the exons atg GACAGCGAGTTCTCGGACGCGGAggcggcgccgggcggggaGGAGAACGCACCGGTTTATTGCGTGTGCAGGAAGCCCGACATCAACTGTTTTATGAT cGGATGTGACAACTGCAACGAGTGGTTCCATGGGGACTGTATCAACATCACCGAGCGCATGGCCAAGGCCATCCGGGAGTGGTACTGCCGCCAGTGCCGCG AGAAGGACCCATCCCTGGAGATCCGGTACCGGCACAAGAAATGGCGGGAGAAGGAGCACGAGGGGGCcaaggggcaggagctggagcagggccgGGTGGCCAAG ATCAAGCGCTCAGCCCGCATGTGTGGGGAGTGCGAGGCCTGCCGGCGCCCCGAGGACTGCGGGCAGTGCGATTTCTGCCGGGACATGAAGAAGTTCGGGGGCCCCAACAAGATCCGCCAGAAGTGTCGCCTGCGGCAGTGCCAGCTGCGGGCCCGG GAGTCCTACAAGTACTTCCCCACCTCG ccctggctcAGCGACGCCGAGGACGCCCCGTTCCTCGACCCCGTCCTGCGCAAACGCGCCGTGAAGGTCAAACATGTCAAACGCCGCGAGAAGAAGTCGGACAAGAAg AAGGAGGAGCGGTACAAGCGGCACCGGCAGCGCGCCCGGCACCGGGAGCGCCGGGGACACCCCGAACGCGCTGACGCCCGGGACCCCGCGGGGCTGGGCCAGTGCCTGGGGCCCGGCTGCacccgccctgcccgccccccCTCCAAGTACTGCAGCGAGGCCTGTGGCATCAAACTGGCTGCCAA ccgGATCTACGAGATCCTGCCGCAGCGGAtccagcagtggcagcagagcccgTGCGTGGCCGAGGAACACGGGAAGCGGCTCCTGGAGCGGATCCGGCGGGAGCAGCACCAGGCGCGGCTGCGGCTGCAGGAGATGGAGCGGCGCTTCCACGAGCTCGAGGGGCTCATCGCCCGCGCCAAGGGGCACCCGCCCCGCGAGGACGAGGAG agcacagagggggacagtgaggacacagACCTGCAGATCTTCTGTGTCTCCTGCGGCCACCCCATCAACCCCAAGGTGGCCCTGCGGCACATGGAGCGCTGCTACGCCAAG TACGAGAGCCAAACGTCCTTCGGGTCCATGTACCCCACCCGCATCGAGGG ggCCACCCGCCTGTTCTGCGATGTTTACAACCCCCAGAGCAAAACCTACTGCAAGaggctgcaggtgctgtgcCCGGAGCACTCCCGGGACCCCAAG gtgcCCGCGGATGAGGTGTGTGGGTGTCCCCTGGTCCGGGACGTGTTCGAGCTGACGGGCGATTTCTGCCGCGTCCCCAAGCGCAAGTGCCACCGTCACTACTGCTGGGAGAAGCTGCGCCGCGCCGAGGTGGACCTGGAGCGTGTCCGTGTG TGGTACAAGCTGGACGAGCTGTTCGAGCAGGAGCGCAATGTCCGGGCGGCCATGACGAACCGCGCGGGGCTCCTGGCGCTGATGCTGCACCAGACGATCCAGCACGACCCGCTGACCACGGACCTGCGCTCGGAGCGCTGA
- the CXXC1 gene encoding CXXC-type zinc finger protein 1 isoform X3 — protein MDSEFSDAEAAPGGEENAPVYCVCRKPDINCFMIGCDNCNEWFHGDCINITERMAKAIREWYCRQCREKDPSLEIRYRHKKWREKEHEGAKGQELEQGRVAKIKRSARMCGECEACRRPEDCGQCDFCRDMKKFGGPNKIRQKCRLRQCQLRARESYKYFPTSELCAGAFDEHGLPWLSDAEDAPFLDPVLRKRAVKVKHVKRREKKSDKKKEERYKRHRQRARHRERRGHPERADARDPAGLGQCLGPGCTRPARPPSKYCSEACGIKLAANRIYEILPQRIQQWQQSPCVAEEHGKRLLERIRREQHQARLRLQEMERRFHELEGLIARAKGHPPREDEESTEGDSEDTDLQIFCVSCGHPINPKVALRHMERCYAKYESQTSFGSMYPTRIEGATRLFCDVYNPQSKTYCKRLQVLCPEHSRDPKVPADEVCGCPLVRDVFELTGDFCRVPKRKCHRHYCWEKLRRAEVDLERVRVWYKLDELFEQERNVRAAMTNRAGLLALMLHQTIQHDPLTTDLRSER, from the exons atg GACAGCGAGTTCTCGGACGCGGAggcggcgccgggcggggaGGAGAACGCACCGGTTTATTGCGTGTGCAGGAAGCCCGACATCAACTGTTTTATGAT cGGATGTGACAACTGCAACGAGTGGTTCCATGGGGACTGTATCAACATCACCGAGCGCATGGCCAAGGCCATCCGGGAGTGGTACTGCCGCCAGTGCCGCG AGAAGGACCCATCCCTGGAGATCCGGTACCGGCACAAGAAATGGCGGGAGAAGGAGCACGAGGGGGCcaaggggcaggagctggagcagggccgGGTGGCCAAG ATCAAGCGCTCAGCCCGCATGTGTGGGGAGTGCGAGGCCTGCCGGCGCCCCGAGGACTGCGGGCAGTGCGATTTCTGCCGGGACATGAAGAAGTTCGGGGGCCCCAACAAGATCCGCCAGAAGTGTCGCCTGCGGCAGTGCCAGCTGCGGGCCCGG GAGTCCTACAAGTACTTCCCCACCTCG GAGCTCTGCGCCGGCGCCTTCGACGAGCACGGCCTG ccctggctcAGCGACGCCGAGGACGCCCCGTTCCTCGACCCCGTCCTGCGCAAACGCGCCGTGAAGGTCAAACATGTCAAACGCCGCGAGAAGAAGTCGGACAAGAAg AAGGAGGAGCGGTACAAGCGGCACCGGCAGCGCGCCCGGCACCGGGAGCGCCGGGGACACCCCGAACGCGCTGACGCCCGGGACCCCGCGGGGCTGGGCCAGTGCCTGGGGCCCGGCTGCacccgccctgcccgccccccCTCCAAGTACTGCAGCGAGGCCTGTGGCATCAAACTGGCTGCCAA ccgGATCTACGAGATCCTGCCGCAGCGGAtccagcagtggcagcagagcccgTGCGTGGCCGAGGAACACGGGAAGCGGCTCCTGGAGCGGATCCGGCGGGAGCAGCACCAGGCGCGGCTGCGGCTGCAGGAGATGGAGCGGCGCTTCCACGAGCTCGAGGGGCTCATCGCCCGCGCCAAGGGGCACCCGCCCCGCGAGGACGAGGAG agcacagagggggacagtgaggacacagACCTGCAGATCTTCTGTGTCTCCTGCGGCCACCCCATCAACCCCAAGGTGGCCCTGCGGCACATGGAGCGCTGCTACGCCAAG TACGAGAGCCAAACGTCCTTCGGGTCCATGTACCCCACCCGCATCGAGGG ggCCACCCGCCTGTTCTGCGATGTTTACAACCCCCAGAGCAAAACCTACTGCAAGaggctgcaggtgctgtgcCCGGAGCACTCCCGGGACCCCAAG gtgcCCGCGGATGAGGTGTGTGGGTGTCCCCTGGTCCGGGACGTGTTCGAGCTGACGGGCGATTTCTGCCGCGTCCCCAAGCGCAAGTGCCACCGTCACTACTGCTGGGAGAAGCTGCGCCGCGCCGAGGTGGACCTGGAGCGTGTCCGTGTG TGGTACAAGCTGGACGAGCTGTTCGAGCAGGAGCGCAATGTCCGGGCGGCCATGACGAACCGCGCGGGGCTCCTGGCGCTGATGCTGCACCAGACGATCCAGCACGACCCGCTGACCACGGACCTGCGCTCGGAGCGCTGA
- the CXXC1 gene encoding CXXC-type zinc finger protein 1 isoform X1 translates to MDSEFSDAEAAPGGEENAPVYCVCRKPDINCFMIGCDNCNEWFHGDCINITERMAKAIREWYCRQCREKDPSLEIRYRHKKWREKEHEGAKGQELEQGRVAKIKRSARMCGECEACRRPEDCGQCDFCRDMKKFGGPNKIRQKCRLRQCQLRARESYKYFPTSLARGREGDLELLKAQLGPGPPESLSDEELPLDPRLYQELCAGAFDEHGLPWLSDAEDAPFLDPVLRKRAVKVKHVKRREKKSDKKKEERYKRHRQRARHRERRGHPERADARDPAGLGQCLGPGCTRPARPPSKYCSEACGIKLAANRIYEILPQRIQQWQQSPCVAEEHGKRLLERIRREQHQARLRLQEMERRFHELEGLIARAKGHPPREDEESTEGDSEDTDLQIFCVSCGHPINPKVALRHMERCYAKYESQTSFGSMYPTRIEGATRLFCDVYNPQSKTYCKRLQVLCPEHSRDPKVPADEVCGCPLVRDVFELTGDFCRVPKRKCHRHYCWEKLRRAEVDLERVRVWYKLDELFEQERNVRAAMTNRAGLLALMLHQTIQHDPLTTDLRSER, encoded by the exons atg GACAGCGAGTTCTCGGACGCGGAggcggcgccgggcggggaGGAGAACGCACCGGTTTATTGCGTGTGCAGGAAGCCCGACATCAACTGTTTTATGAT cGGATGTGACAACTGCAACGAGTGGTTCCATGGGGACTGTATCAACATCACCGAGCGCATGGCCAAGGCCATCCGGGAGTGGTACTGCCGCCAGTGCCGCG AGAAGGACCCATCCCTGGAGATCCGGTACCGGCACAAGAAATGGCGGGAGAAGGAGCACGAGGGGGCcaaggggcaggagctggagcagggccgGGTGGCCAAG ATCAAGCGCTCAGCCCGCATGTGTGGGGAGTGCGAGGCCTGCCGGCGCCCCGAGGACTGCGGGCAGTGCGATTTCTGCCGGGACATGAAGAAGTTCGGGGGCCCCAACAAGATCCGCCAGAAGTGTCGCCTGCGGCAGTGCCAGCTGCGGGCCCGG GAGTCCTACAAGTACTTCCCCACCTCG ctggcGCGGGGGCGCGAGGGGGACCTGGAGCTCCTGAAGGCGCAGCTGGGGCCGGGGCCCCCCGAGAGCCTCTCGGACGAGGAGCTGCCCCTCGACCCCCGGCTCTACCAGGAGCTCTGCGCCGGCGCCTTCGACGAGCACGGCCTG ccctggctcAGCGACGCCGAGGACGCCCCGTTCCTCGACCCCGTCCTGCGCAAACGCGCCGTGAAGGTCAAACATGTCAAACGCCGCGAGAAGAAGTCGGACAAGAAg AAGGAGGAGCGGTACAAGCGGCACCGGCAGCGCGCCCGGCACCGGGAGCGCCGGGGACACCCCGAACGCGCTGACGCCCGGGACCCCGCGGGGCTGGGCCAGTGCCTGGGGCCCGGCTGCacccgccctgcccgccccccCTCCAAGTACTGCAGCGAGGCCTGTGGCATCAAACTGGCTGCCAA ccgGATCTACGAGATCCTGCCGCAGCGGAtccagcagtggcagcagagcccgTGCGTGGCCGAGGAACACGGGAAGCGGCTCCTGGAGCGGATCCGGCGGGAGCAGCACCAGGCGCGGCTGCGGCTGCAGGAGATGGAGCGGCGCTTCCACGAGCTCGAGGGGCTCATCGCCCGCGCCAAGGGGCACCCGCCCCGCGAGGACGAGGAG agcacagagggggacagtgaggacacagACCTGCAGATCTTCTGTGTCTCCTGCGGCCACCCCATCAACCCCAAGGTGGCCCTGCGGCACATGGAGCGCTGCTACGCCAAG TACGAGAGCCAAACGTCCTTCGGGTCCATGTACCCCACCCGCATCGAGGG ggCCACCCGCCTGTTCTGCGATGTTTACAACCCCCAGAGCAAAACCTACTGCAAGaggctgcaggtgctgtgcCCGGAGCACTCCCGGGACCCCAAG gtgcCCGCGGATGAGGTGTGTGGGTGTCCCCTGGTCCGGGACGTGTTCGAGCTGACGGGCGATTTCTGCCGCGTCCCCAAGCGCAAGTGCCACCGTCACTACTGCTGGGAGAAGCTGCGCCGCGCCGAGGTGGACCTGGAGCGTGTCCGTGTG TGGTACAAGCTGGACGAGCTGTTCGAGCAGGAGCGCAATGTCCGGGCGGCCATGACGAACCGCGCGGGGCTCCTGGCGCTGATGCTGCACCAGACGATCCAGCACGACCCGCTGACCACGGACCTGCGCTCGGAGCGCTGA
- the MBD1 gene encoding methyl-CpG-binding domain protein 1: protein MGTPPPRMAEGWADCPALGPGWQRREAFRKSGATSGRSDTYYRSPTGQKFRSKIELRRYLGPGHDLSNFDFKSGLERAGTPRTRKGPKWRLPVGRPLNPPETPREEEEEGGGAEAEEAPPLLVQAPPLAPPAVATPPPPTEPTPLITVAPPPPTEAPPPPEPPVVRRTRKRIPPEPPQDGAVVLCAGCQSLFPGVSLPPQRRCRWLCPDCRAQRRDFNREQRFYKRVGCGSCQACRIPEDCGICSACTRSPPGGPPGPAWPHKCLLRRCLRIVKKGLGCGSCPGCLSTEDCGSCCICLRRLQPGLKRQWRCLRRRCLRPKKSRAAKKTQMPQALTEKWKPSMKQEPSDNPSTRHKKPLTKGKEKKKPGRPPKPPGPRRGVRSRASRRCGVCAACRRPADCGRCDFCQDKPKFGGQNLKRQKCRWRQCLRCAMVKEDPLGGPEQGPGPLPGPPLRLCPIKEEVGPLPRLEVRPPGRLGPPLEMWGPPPTPPAPQDPQLGLLIASAPRLKGAPPEPSVAPPPPPPGDLGVLIAATPRVKQEQPQPSASLVPVPPRPPPAPLVVLSESEEEEEEEEEGGCRVALPLPPAPPPPWPGSFLEELLEIPLPAHWGVVGGGPGGGRGLRLVQRCPRSPMAAAAVLLNPGLAFRVLVARGRPVPPGHEVLARRPPLRSVLDLVELLCDLEAYGPCPGPPGGPPGPRCHVLVRGGRCCRPCLATGGD, encoded by the exons ATGGGAACG CCCCCCCCCAGGATGGCCGAGGGCTGGGCCGACTGCCCCGCGCTGGGCCCGGGGTGGCAGCGCCGCGAAGCCTTTCGGAAATCGGGGGCCACGAGCGGCCGCAGCGACACCTACTACAGGAG CCCCACAGGGCAGAAGTTCCGCAGTAAGATCGAGCTGAGGCGGTACCTGGGCCCCGGCCACGACCTGAGCAACTTCGACTTCAAATCGGGGCTGGAGCGGGCTGGGACCCCCCGG ACCAGGAAAGGCCCCAAATGGCGCCTTCCCGTGGGGCGCCCCCTGAATCCCCCTGAGACCccccgggaggaggaggaagaggggggcGGGGCTGAGGCCGAGGAGGCCCCGCCCCTGCTGGTCCAGGCCCCGCCCCTGGCCCCCCCTGCAGTGGCCACGCCTCCTCCTCCCACCGAGCCCACGCCCCTGATTACTGTGGCCCCGCCCCCACCCACCGAGGCCCCGCCCCCACCGGAGCCCCCCGTTGTGCGCAGGACCCGCAAACGGAtccccccggagcccccccagGACGGGGCTGTGGT tcTCTGTGCCGGCTGCCAGAGCCTCTTCCcgggggtgtccctgccccccCAGCGCCGCTGCCGCTGGCTCTGCCCCGACTGCCGCG cccagagacGAGACTTCAACCGAGAGCAGCGGTTCTACAAG CGGGTGGGCTGTGGCTCGTGCCAGGCCTGTCGCATCCCCGAGGACTGTGGCATCTGCAGCGCCTGCAcccgcagcccccccggggggccccccggccccgcctgGCCCCACAAGTGCCTCCTGCGCCGCTGCCTGCGCATCGTCAAGAAG GGCCTGGGCTGTGGCTCCTGTCCCGGCTGTCTCAGCACCGAGGACTGCGGCAGCTGCTGCATCTGCCTGCGGCGGCTCCAGCCCGGCCTCAAGCGCCAGTGGCGCTGCCTGAGGCGGCGCTGCCTCCGCCCCAAG aAATCGAGGGCAGCCAAGAAGACCCAGATGCCCCAGGCCCTGACGGAG AAGTGGAAGCCCTCCATGAAGCAGGAGCCCAGCGACAACCCCAGCACCAGGCACAAG aaGCCGCTGACCAAGGGCAAGGAGAAGAAGAAGCCCGGCCGACCCCCAAAGCCCCCCGGGCCCCGG cggggggtgaggagcagggcCAGCCGGCGCTGTGGGGTGTGTGCGGCCTGTCGGCGCCCGGCCGACTGCGGCCGCTGCGACTTCTGCCAGGACAAGCCCAAGTTCGGGGGGCAGAACCTCAAGCGCCAGAAGTGCCGCTGGAGGCAGTGCCTGCGCTGTGCTATG GTCAAGGAGGACCCTCTGGGGGGGCCTGAGCAGGGCCCTGGACCCCTCCCAGGCCCCCCCCTGCGCCTCTGTCCCATCAAGGAGGAGGTGGGGCCCCTCCCGCGCCTCGAAGTGAGACCCCCCGGCCGCCTGGGACCCCCCCTGGAGATGTGGGGACCCCCACCgaccccccctgccccccaagacccccagctggggctcctCATCGCCTCGGCCCCCCGGCTCAAAGGGGCCCCCCCGGAGCCCAGCGTGGCCCCCCCGCCG CCCCCCCCCGGGGATCTGGGGGTCCTGATCGCCGCCACCCCCCGCGtgaagcaggagcagccccagcccagcgcGTCCCTGGTGCCG GTGcctccccggccccccccggccccactGGTGGTGCTGAGTgagagtgaggaggaggaggaagaggaggaggagggaggatgcCGAGTG gcgctgccgctgccgccggCACCACCCCCGCCCTGGCCGGGCTCgttcctggaggagctgctggagatcCCCCTCCCCGCGCActggggggtggtggggggcggcccgggggggggccgggggctgcggcTGGTGCAGCGCTGTCCTCGCTCGCCCATGGCCGCGGCCGCCGTGCTGCTCAACCCCGGGCTCGCCTTCCGCGTCCTGGTGGCCCGGGGGCGGCCGGTGCCCCCCGGGCACGAGGTGCTGGCCCGGAGACCCCCCCTGCGCTCCGTCCTCGACCTCgtggagctgctctgtgacCTCGAGGCCTAcgggccctgccccggcccccccgggggcccccccgggccccgctGCCACGTCCTGGTGAGGGGGGGTCGCTGCTGCCGGCCCTGCCTGGCCACGGGGGGGGACTGA
- the CXXC1 gene encoding CXXC-type zinc finger protein 1 isoform X2, which produces MDSEFSDAEAAPGGEENAPVYCVCRKPDINCFMIGCDNCNEWFHGDCINITERMAKAIREWYCRQCREKDPSLEIRYRHKKWREKEHEGAKGQELEQGRVAKIKRSARMCGECEACRRPEDCGQCDFCRDMKKFGGPNKIRQKCRLRQCQLRARESYKYFPTSLARGREGDLELLKAQLGPGPPESLSDEELPLDPRLYQELCAGAFDEHGLPWLSDAEDAPFLDPVLRKRAVKVKHVKRREKKSDKKKEERYKRHRQRARHRERRGHPERADARDPAGLGQCLGPGCTRPARPPSKYCSEACGIKLAANRIYEILPQRIQQWQQSPCVAEEHGKRLLERIRREQHQARLRLQEMERRFHELEGLIARAKGHPPREDEESTEGDSEDTDLQIFCVSCGHPINPKVALRHMERCYAKYESQTSFGSMYPTRIEGATRLFCDVYNPQSKTYCKRLQVLCPEHSRDPKVPADEVCGCPLVRDVFELTGDFCRVPKRKCHRHYCWEKLRRAEVDLERVRVWYKLSLTLTLAVSPLPPQC; this is translated from the exons atg GACAGCGAGTTCTCGGACGCGGAggcggcgccgggcggggaGGAGAACGCACCGGTTTATTGCGTGTGCAGGAAGCCCGACATCAACTGTTTTATGAT cGGATGTGACAACTGCAACGAGTGGTTCCATGGGGACTGTATCAACATCACCGAGCGCATGGCCAAGGCCATCCGGGAGTGGTACTGCCGCCAGTGCCGCG AGAAGGACCCATCCCTGGAGATCCGGTACCGGCACAAGAAATGGCGGGAGAAGGAGCACGAGGGGGCcaaggggcaggagctggagcagggccgGGTGGCCAAG ATCAAGCGCTCAGCCCGCATGTGTGGGGAGTGCGAGGCCTGCCGGCGCCCCGAGGACTGCGGGCAGTGCGATTTCTGCCGGGACATGAAGAAGTTCGGGGGCCCCAACAAGATCCGCCAGAAGTGTCGCCTGCGGCAGTGCCAGCTGCGGGCCCGG GAGTCCTACAAGTACTTCCCCACCTCG ctggcGCGGGGGCGCGAGGGGGACCTGGAGCTCCTGAAGGCGCAGCTGGGGCCGGGGCCCCCCGAGAGCCTCTCGGACGAGGAGCTGCCCCTCGACCCCCGGCTCTACCAGGAGCTCTGCGCCGGCGCCTTCGACGAGCACGGCCTG ccctggctcAGCGACGCCGAGGACGCCCCGTTCCTCGACCCCGTCCTGCGCAAACGCGCCGTGAAGGTCAAACATGTCAAACGCCGCGAGAAGAAGTCGGACAAGAAg AAGGAGGAGCGGTACAAGCGGCACCGGCAGCGCGCCCGGCACCGGGAGCGCCGGGGACACCCCGAACGCGCTGACGCCCGGGACCCCGCGGGGCTGGGCCAGTGCCTGGGGCCCGGCTGCacccgccctgcccgccccccCTCCAAGTACTGCAGCGAGGCCTGTGGCATCAAACTGGCTGCCAA ccgGATCTACGAGATCCTGCCGCAGCGGAtccagcagtggcagcagagcccgTGCGTGGCCGAGGAACACGGGAAGCGGCTCCTGGAGCGGATCCGGCGGGAGCAGCACCAGGCGCGGCTGCGGCTGCAGGAGATGGAGCGGCGCTTCCACGAGCTCGAGGGGCTCATCGCCCGCGCCAAGGGGCACCCGCCCCGCGAGGACGAGGAG agcacagagggggacagtgaggacacagACCTGCAGATCTTCTGTGTCTCCTGCGGCCACCCCATCAACCCCAAGGTGGCCCTGCGGCACATGGAGCGCTGCTACGCCAAG TACGAGAGCCAAACGTCCTTCGGGTCCATGTACCCCACCCGCATCGAGGG ggCCACCCGCCTGTTCTGCGATGTTTACAACCCCCAGAGCAAAACCTACTGCAAGaggctgcaggtgctgtgcCCGGAGCACTCCCGGGACCCCAAG gtgcCCGCGGATGAGGTGTGTGGGTGTCCCCTGGTCCGGGACGTGTTCGAGCTGACGGGCGATTTCTGCCGCGTCCCCAAGCGCAAGTGCCACCGTCACTACTGCTGGGAGAAGCTGCGCCGCGCCGAGGTGGACCTGGAGCGTGTCCGTGTG TGGTACAAGCTGTCCCTGACCCTGACCCTGGCagtgtcccctctgcccccccagTGTTAG